The following are encoded together in the Hemicordylus capensis ecotype Gifberg chromosome 4, rHemCap1.1.pri, whole genome shotgun sequence genome:
- the CPT2 gene encoding carnitine O-palmitoyltransferase 2, mitochondrial isoform X3, with protein sequence MYLKARESVVLNYNPFMAFNPDPKAEYNDQLIRATNMTVSALRFLKTLRAGFLEPEVFHLNPSKSDTQAFKRFIRFVPSSLSWFGAYMVNAYPLDMSQYFRLFNSTRLPKHHKDTLFTDENERHLLVLRNGNFYIFDVMDKDGNIVKPSEIQAHLKYILSDNSPIPAFPLACLTSENRDAWAVLRQELLNSGNQEALRKVDSAVFCLCLDDFPVKDFTHLSHTMLHGDGINRWYDKSFNLILTKDGTAAIHFEHSWGDGVAVLRFQNEVFKDSTQTPAVTSQSQPAAVDSSKAVQKLNFILNDALKEGITKAKQNFDATVKTLTFETLQFKRGGKDFLKQQKLSPDAIAQLVFQVAFLRQYGQTVATYESCSTAAFKHGRTETIRPASIYTKKCAEALVRKSSKHSAAELKEMIAECSKYHGQLTKEAAMGQGFDRHLFSLRHFAESQGTPLPALYQDQAYVQINHNILSTSTLSSPAVHMGGFAPVVPNGFGIAYAVHDDCIGCNASAYPARNVQEFLQCVHKSLEDIFNVLEGKQVSD encoded by the exons ATGTACCTAAAGGCACGTGAATCGGTCGTTTTGAATTATAATCCATTCATGGCTTTCAATCCTGATCCCAAAGCTGAATATAATGACCAGCTCATAAGAGCAACTAACATGACTGTTTCTGCTTTGCGTTTCTTGAAGACTCTCAGGGCTGGCTTTTTAGAGCCAGAGGTTTTTCATCTCAACCCATCCAAAAGTGACACTCAAGCTTTTAAAAGGTTTATTCGATTCGTGCCTTCATCTCTCTCATGGTTTGGTGCCTACATGGTAAATGCCTACCCGCTAGACATGTCGCAGTACTTCAGGCTTTTCAATTCCACACGATTGCCTAAACACCACAAAGACACGCTATTTACAGATGAAAATGAGAGGCATTTATTGGTGCTCAGAAATGGGAACTTCTATATATTTGATGTAATGGATAAAGATGGAAATATAGTGAAGCCTTCAGAAATTCAAGCACACCTAAAATACATCCTTTCCGACAACAGCCCGATTCCTGCATTCCCTCTTGCATGCCTGACTAGTGAGAACCGGGATGCATGGGCAGTGCTGAGACAGGAGTTACTTAATAGTGGTAATCAGGAAGCCCTAAGAAAAGTGGATTCAGCAGTATTCTGTCTGTGCCTTGATGACTTTCCAGTTAAAGACTTCACCCACTTGTCCCATACCATGCTCCATGGTGATGGCATCAACAGATGGTATGACAAATCATTTAACCTTATTTTAACCAAAGACGGCACTGCAGCAATCCACTTTGAACACTCCTGGGGAGACGGTGTGGCTGTGCTGAGATTCCAAAATGAAGTGTTTAAAGACAGCACTCAGACACCTGCTGTCACATCCCAGTCTCAGCCAGCTGCCGTTGATTCTTCCAAAGCTGTGCAGAAACTAAACTTTATACTGAATGATGCTTTAAAAGAAGGAATTACCAAAGCCAAACAAAACTTTGATGCTACTGTGAAAACGCTGACTTTTGAGACCCTTCAGTTCAAACGAGGGGGCAAGGACTTCTTGAAGCAGCAGAAGCTAAGTCCTGATGCCATAGCTCAGCTTGTGTTCCAGGTGGCTTTTCTACGGCAATATGGCCAAACTGTTGCCACCTATGAATCTTGCAGCACAGCAGCGTTCAAACATGGTCGCACTGAAACCATCCGTCCTGCCTCAATTTATACAAAGAAATGTGCCGAGGCTTTAGTCAGAAAGTCATCCAAACACAGTGCAGCAGAACTGAAAGAGATGATTGCAGAGTGCTCAAAGTATcatgggcagctcacaaaagaaGCTGCTATGG GTCAGGGATTTGACCGTCATTTGTTTAGCTTGCGGCATTTTGCAGAATCCCAAGGAACTCCCTTGCCAGCCCTTTACCAGGACCAAGCTTATGTCCAGATTAATCACAACATTCTCTCCACAAGCACCCTGAGCAGCCCAGCTGTCCACATGGGTGGCTTTGCACCAGTGGTGCCCAATGGTTTTGGAATAGCCTATGCAGTGCATGACGACTGCATTGGATGCAACGCTTCTGCCTACCCAGCTAGGAATGTGCAAGAATTCCTCCAATGTGTACACAAATCACTAGaagatatttttaatgttttggaAGGTAAACAGGTTAGTGATTAA
- the CZIB gene encoding CXXC motif containing zinc binding protein isoform X5: MGKIGLQFKATLENITNLRPAGEDFRWYLKDSHPLKGGRGSATMVQKCKLCSRENSIDILSHTMKPYNSEDNETFKTIVEFECRGLEPVDFQPQAGFVAEGAESGTPFNEINLLEKDWNDYDEKIKDSVGIYEVTHRFVKC, translated from the exons ATGGGG AAGATCGGGTTGCAGTTTAAAGCCACTTTGGAAAACATTACAAATCTCAGGCCAGCGGGAGAGGATTTTCGTTGGTACCTGAAG GACAGCCACCCTCTCAAAGGAGGCAGAGGGAGTGCCACAATGGTGCAGAAATGCAAGCTGTGCTCCCGAGAAAACTCCATAG atATATTGAGTCACACCATGAAGCCTTATAAC TCTGAAGACAACGAGACATTTAAGACAATAGTGGAGTTTGAGTGTCGTGGCCTTGAACCAGTGGACTTCCAGCCACAG GCTGGGTTTGTTGCAGAAGGAGCAGAGTCTGGCACACCTTTCAATGAAATCAACTTATTGGAAAAG GACTGGAATGACTACGATGAGAAAATAAAGGACTCAGTAGGAATCTATGAAGTTACCCATAGGTTTGTCAAATGTTGA
- the CZIB gene encoding CXXC motif containing zinc binding protein isoform X1, whose product MGKIGLQFKATLENITNLRPAGEDFRWYLKLKCGNCGEVSEKWQYLRLMDSHPLKGGRGSATMVQKCKLCSRENSIDILSHTMKPYNSEDNETFKTIVEFECRGLEPVDFQPQAGFVAEGAESGTPFNEINLLEKDWNDYDEKIKDSVGIYEVTHRCHFQETKSFP is encoded by the exons ATGGGG AAGATCGGGTTGCAGTTTAAAGCCACTTTGGAAAACATTACAAATCTCAGGCCAGCGGGAGAGGATTTTCGTTGGTACCTGAAG CTAAAGTGTGGAAATTGTGGCGAGGTTTCAGAAAAATGGCAATATCTACGATTAATG GACAGCCACCCTCTCAAAGGAGGCAGAGGGAGTGCCACAATGGTGCAGAAATGCAAGCTGTGCTCCCGAGAAAACTCCATAG atATATTGAGTCACACCATGAAGCCTTATAAC TCTGAAGACAACGAGACATTTAAGACAATAGTGGAGTTTGAGTGTCGTGGCCTTGAACCAGTGGACTTCCAGCCACAG GCTGGGTTTGTTGCAGAAGGAGCAGAGTCTGGCACACCTTTCAATGAAATCAACTTATTGGAAAAG GACTGGAATGACTACGATGAGAAAATAAAGGACTCAGTAGGAATCTATGAAGTTACCCATAG ATGTCATTTTCAAGAAACCAAGAGCTTTCCTTAG
- the CPT2 gene encoding carnitine O-palmitoyltransferase 2, mitochondrial isoform X1, protein MASRVLLLSRFRGASTAPFPPVPAGPGRSYSQDGSEYLHRSLVPTMHYQKSLPRLPIPKLEDTIRRYLNAQKPLLDDDQFRRTEQLAVNFGNGTGRELHERLVAQDKQNKHTSYISGPWFDMYLKARESVVLNYNPFMAFNPDPKAEYNDQLIRATNMTVSALRFLKTLRAGFLEPEVFHLNPSKSDTQAFKRFIRFVPSSLSWFGAYMVNAYPLDMSQYFRLFNSTRLPKHHKDTLFTDENERHLLVLRNGNFYIFDVMDKDGNIVKPSEIQAHLKYILSDNSPIPAFPLACLTSENRDAWAVLRQELLNSGNQEALRKVDSAVFCLCLDDFPVKDFTHLSHTMLHGDGINRWYDKSFNLILTKDGTAAIHFEHSWGDGVAVLRFQNEVFKDSTQTPAVTSQSQPAAVDSSKAVQKLNFILNDALKEGITKAKQNFDATVKTLTFETLQFKRGGKDFLKQQKLSPDAIAQLVFQVAFLRQYGQTVATYESCSTAAFKHGRTETIRPASIYTKKCAEALVRKSSKHSAAELKEMIAECSKYHGQLTKEAAMGQGFDRHLFSLRHFAESQGTPLPALYQDQAYVQINHNILSTSTLSSPAVHMGGFAPVVPNGFGIAYAVHDDCIGCNASAYPARNVQEFLQCVHKSLEDIFNVLEGKQVSD, encoded by the exons TTTACCCATTCCAAAACTTGAAGACACAATTAGAAGATACCTTAATGCTCAAAAGCCTCTCTTAGATGATGATCAATTCAG gagAACTGAACAACTTGCAGTCAACTTTGGGAACGGAACAGGTAGAGAGCTACATGAACGGCTGGTTGCACAAGACAAGCAAAATAAACATACTAGTTATATTTCAG GTCCCTGGTTTGATATGTACCTAAAGGCACGTGAATCGGTCGTTTTGAATTATAATCCATTCATGGCTTTCAATCCTGATCCCAAAGCTGAATATAATGACCAGCTCATAAGAGCAACTAACATGACTGTTTCTGCTTTGCGTTTCTTGAAGACTCTCAGGGCTGGCTTTTTAGAGCCAGAGGTTTTTCATCTCAACCCATCCAAAAGTGACACTCAAGCTTTTAAAAGGTTTATTCGATTCGTGCCTTCATCTCTCTCATGGTTTGGTGCCTACATGGTAAATGCCTACCCGCTAGACATGTCGCAGTACTTCAGGCTTTTCAATTCCACACGATTGCCTAAACACCACAAAGACACGCTATTTACAGATGAAAATGAGAGGCATTTATTGGTGCTCAGAAATGGGAACTTCTATATATTTGATGTAATGGATAAAGATGGAAATATAGTGAAGCCTTCAGAAATTCAAGCACACCTAAAATACATCCTTTCCGACAACAGCCCGATTCCTGCATTCCCTCTTGCATGCCTGACTAGTGAGAACCGGGATGCATGGGCAGTGCTGAGACAGGAGTTACTTAATAGTGGTAATCAGGAAGCCCTAAGAAAAGTGGATTCAGCAGTATTCTGTCTGTGCCTTGATGACTTTCCAGTTAAAGACTTCACCCACTTGTCCCATACCATGCTCCATGGTGATGGCATCAACAGATGGTATGACAAATCATTTAACCTTATTTTAACCAAAGACGGCACTGCAGCAATCCACTTTGAACACTCCTGGGGAGACGGTGTGGCTGTGCTGAGATTCCAAAATGAAGTGTTTAAAGACAGCACTCAGACACCTGCTGTCACATCCCAGTCTCAGCCAGCTGCCGTTGATTCTTCCAAAGCTGTGCAGAAACTAAACTTTATACTGAATGATGCTTTAAAAGAAGGAATTACCAAAGCCAAACAAAACTTTGATGCTACTGTGAAAACGCTGACTTTTGAGACCCTTCAGTTCAAACGAGGGGGCAAGGACTTCTTGAAGCAGCAGAAGCTAAGTCCTGATGCCATAGCTCAGCTTGTGTTCCAGGTGGCTTTTCTACGGCAATATGGCCAAACTGTTGCCACCTATGAATCTTGCAGCACAGCAGCGTTCAAACATGGTCGCACTGAAACCATCCGTCCTGCCTCAATTTATACAAAGAAATGTGCCGAGGCTTTAGTCAGAAAGTCATCCAAACACAGTGCAGCAGAACTGAAAGAGATGATTGCAGAGTGCTCAAAGTATcatgggcagctcacaaaagaaGCTGCTATGG GTCAGGGATTTGACCGTCATTTGTTTAGCTTGCGGCATTTTGCAGAATCCCAAGGAACTCCCTTGCCAGCCCTTTACCAGGACCAAGCTTATGTCCAGATTAATCACAACATTCTCTCCACAAGCACCCTGAGCAGCCCAGCTGTCCACATGGGTGGCTTTGCACCAGTGGTGCCCAATGGTTTTGGAATAGCCTATGCAGTGCATGACGACTGCATTGGATGCAACGCTTCTGCCTACCCAGCTAGGAATGTGCAAGAATTCCTCCAATGTGTACACAAATCACTAGaagatatttttaatgttttggaAGGTAAACAGGTTAGTGATTAA
- the CZIB gene encoding CXXC motif containing zinc binding protein isoform X2 produces the protein MGKIGLQFKATLENITNLRPAGEDFRWYLKLKCGNCGEVSEKWQYLRLMDSHPLKGGRGSATMVQKCKLCSRENSIDILSHTMKPYNSEDNETFKTIVEFECRGLEPVDFQPQAGFVAEGAESGTPFNEINLLEKDWNDYDEKIKDSVGIYEVTHRFVKC, from the exons ATGGGG AAGATCGGGTTGCAGTTTAAAGCCACTTTGGAAAACATTACAAATCTCAGGCCAGCGGGAGAGGATTTTCGTTGGTACCTGAAG CTAAAGTGTGGAAATTGTGGCGAGGTTTCAGAAAAATGGCAATATCTACGATTAATG GACAGCCACCCTCTCAAAGGAGGCAGAGGGAGTGCCACAATGGTGCAGAAATGCAAGCTGTGCTCCCGAGAAAACTCCATAG atATATTGAGTCACACCATGAAGCCTTATAAC TCTGAAGACAACGAGACATTTAAGACAATAGTGGAGTTTGAGTGTCGTGGCCTTGAACCAGTGGACTTCCAGCCACAG GCTGGGTTTGTTGCAGAAGGAGCAGAGTCTGGCACACCTTTCAATGAAATCAACTTATTGGAAAAG GACTGGAATGACTACGATGAGAAAATAAAGGACTCAGTAGGAATCTATGAAGTTACCCATAGGTTTGTCAAATGTTGA
- the CZIB gene encoding CXXC motif containing zinc binding protein isoform X3, translating to MGKIGLQFKATLENITNLRPAGEDFRWYLKLKCGNCGEVSEKWQYLRLMDSHPLKGGRGSATMVQKCKLCSRENSIDILSHTMKPYNSEDNETFKTIVEFECRGLEPVDFQPQAGFVAEGAESGTPFNEINLLEKDWNDYDEKIKDSVGIYEVTHS from the exons ATGGGG AAGATCGGGTTGCAGTTTAAAGCCACTTTGGAAAACATTACAAATCTCAGGCCAGCGGGAGAGGATTTTCGTTGGTACCTGAAG CTAAAGTGTGGAAATTGTGGCGAGGTTTCAGAAAAATGGCAATATCTACGATTAATG GACAGCCACCCTCTCAAAGGAGGCAGAGGGAGTGCCACAATGGTGCAGAAATGCAAGCTGTGCTCCCGAGAAAACTCCATAG atATATTGAGTCACACCATGAAGCCTTATAAC TCTGAAGACAACGAGACATTTAAGACAATAGTGGAGTTTGAGTGTCGTGGCCTTGAACCAGTGGACTTCCAGCCACAG GCTGGGTTTGTTGCAGAAGGAGCAGAGTCTGGCACACCTTTCAATGAAATCAACTTATTGGAAAAG GACTGGAATGACTACGATGAGAAAATAAAGGACTCAGTAGGAATCTATGAAGTTACCCATAG CTAG
- the CZIB gene encoding CXXC motif containing zinc binding protein isoform X4: MGKIGLQFKATLENITNLRPAGEDFRWYLKDSHPLKGGRGSATMVQKCKLCSRENSIDILSHTMKPYNSEDNETFKTIVEFECRGLEPVDFQPQAGFVAEGAESGTPFNEINLLEKDWNDYDEKIKDSVGIYEVTHRCHFQETKSFP, from the exons ATGGGG AAGATCGGGTTGCAGTTTAAAGCCACTTTGGAAAACATTACAAATCTCAGGCCAGCGGGAGAGGATTTTCGTTGGTACCTGAAG GACAGCCACCCTCTCAAAGGAGGCAGAGGGAGTGCCACAATGGTGCAGAAATGCAAGCTGTGCTCCCGAGAAAACTCCATAG atATATTGAGTCACACCATGAAGCCTTATAAC TCTGAAGACAACGAGACATTTAAGACAATAGTGGAGTTTGAGTGTCGTGGCCTTGAACCAGTGGACTTCCAGCCACAG GCTGGGTTTGTTGCAGAAGGAGCAGAGTCTGGCACACCTTTCAATGAAATCAACTTATTGGAAAAG GACTGGAATGACTACGATGAGAAAATAAAGGACTCAGTAGGAATCTATGAAGTTACCCATAG ATGTCATTTTCAAGAAACCAAGAGCTTTCCTTAG
- the CPT2 gene encoding carnitine O-palmitoyltransferase 2, mitochondrial isoform X2: MQAKSKNFAVKLLCKKLPGGLWSITAPRKQDESLPIPKLEDTIRRYLNAQKPLLDDDQFRRTEQLAVNFGNGTGRELHERLVAQDKQNKHTSYISGPWFDMYLKARESVVLNYNPFMAFNPDPKAEYNDQLIRATNMTVSALRFLKTLRAGFLEPEVFHLNPSKSDTQAFKRFIRFVPSSLSWFGAYMVNAYPLDMSQYFRLFNSTRLPKHHKDTLFTDENERHLLVLRNGNFYIFDVMDKDGNIVKPSEIQAHLKYILSDNSPIPAFPLACLTSENRDAWAVLRQELLNSGNQEALRKVDSAVFCLCLDDFPVKDFTHLSHTMLHGDGINRWYDKSFNLILTKDGTAAIHFEHSWGDGVAVLRFQNEVFKDSTQTPAVTSQSQPAAVDSSKAVQKLNFILNDALKEGITKAKQNFDATVKTLTFETLQFKRGGKDFLKQQKLSPDAIAQLVFQVAFLRQYGQTVATYESCSTAAFKHGRTETIRPASIYTKKCAEALVRKSSKHSAAELKEMIAECSKYHGQLTKEAAMGQGFDRHLFSLRHFAESQGTPLPALYQDQAYVQINHNILSTSTLSSPAVHMGGFAPVVPNGFGIAYAVHDDCIGCNASAYPARNVQEFLQCVHKSLEDIFNVLEGKQVSD, from the exons TTTACCCATTCCAAAACTTGAAGACACAATTAGAAGATACCTTAATGCTCAAAAGCCTCTCTTAGATGATGATCAATTCAG gagAACTGAACAACTTGCAGTCAACTTTGGGAACGGAACAGGTAGAGAGCTACATGAACGGCTGGTTGCACAAGACAAGCAAAATAAACATACTAGTTATATTTCAG GTCCCTGGTTTGATATGTACCTAAAGGCACGTGAATCGGTCGTTTTGAATTATAATCCATTCATGGCTTTCAATCCTGATCCCAAAGCTGAATATAATGACCAGCTCATAAGAGCAACTAACATGACTGTTTCTGCTTTGCGTTTCTTGAAGACTCTCAGGGCTGGCTTTTTAGAGCCAGAGGTTTTTCATCTCAACCCATCCAAAAGTGACACTCAAGCTTTTAAAAGGTTTATTCGATTCGTGCCTTCATCTCTCTCATGGTTTGGTGCCTACATGGTAAATGCCTACCCGCTAGACATGTCGCAGTACTTCAGGCTTTTCAATTCCACACGATTGCCTAAACACCACAAAGACACGCTATTTACAGATGAAAATGAGAGGCATTTATTGGTGCTCAGAAATGGGAACTTCTATATATTTGATGTAATGGATAAAGATGGAAATATAGTGAAGCCTTCAGAAATTCAAGCACACCTAAAATACATCCTTTCCGACAACAGCCCGATTCCTGCATTCCCTCTTGCATGCCTGACTAGTGAGAACCGGGATGCATGGGCAGTGCTGAGACAGGAGTTACTTAATAGTGGTAATCAGGAAGCCCTAAGAAAAGTGGATTCAGCAGTATTCTGTCTGTGCCTTGATGACTTTCCAGTTAAAGACTTCACCCACTTGTCCCATACCATGCTCCATGGTGATGGCATCAACAGATGGTATGACAAATCATTTAACCTTATTTTAACCAAAGACGGCACTGCAGCAATCCACTTTGAACACTCCTGGGGAGACGGTGTGGCTGTGCTGAGATTCCAAAATGAAGTGTTTAAAGACAGCACTCAGACACCTGCTGTCACATCCCAGTCTCAGCCAGCTGCCGTTGATTCTTCCAAAGCTGTGCAGAAACTAAACTTTATACTGAATGATGCTTTAAAAGAAGGAATTACCAAAGCCAAACAAAACTTTGATGCTACTGTGAAAACGCTGACTTTTGAGACCCTTCAGTTCAAACGAGGGGGCAAGGACTTCTTGAAGCAGCAGAAGCTAAGTCCTGATGCCATAGCTCAGCTTGTGTTCCAGGTGGCTTTTCTACGGCAATATGGCCAAACTGTTGCCACCTATGAATCTTGCAGCACAGCAGCGTTCAAACATGGTCGCACTGAAACCATCCGTCCTGCCTCAATTTATACAAAGAAATGTGCCGAGGCTTTAGTCAGAAAGTCATCCAAACACAGTGCAGCAGAACTGAAAGAGATGATTGCAGAGTGCTCAAAGTATcatgggcagctcacaaaagaaGCTGCTATGG GTCAGGGATTTGACCGTCATTTGTTTAGCTTGCGGCATTTTGCAGAATCCCAAGGAACTCCCTTGCCAGCCCTTTACCAGGACCAAGCTTATGTCCAGATTAATCACAACATTCTCTCCACAAGCACCCTGAGCAGCCCAGCTGTCCACATGGGTGGCTTTGCACCAGTGGTGCCCAATGGTTTTGGAATAGCCTATGCAGTGCATGACGACTGCATTGGATGCAACGCTTCTGCCTACCCAGCTAGGAATGTGCAAGAATTCCTCCAATGTGTACACAAATCACTAGaagatatttttaatgttttggaAGGTAAACAGGTTAGTGATTAA